The sequence below is a genomic window from Wyeomyia smithii strain HCP4-BCI-WySm-NY-G18 chromosome 1, ASM2978416v1, whole genome shotgun sequence.
GGCCTAGCTACTTTGAGGAACGGGGGCTTACGAGGGGTTTAAAGAGGGATTAAAGGCTCAATCTACGGGTTGTTTGGCATCCAGGGGAAGAGGGGGTTGGTACAGCAAAACTACTTAGTAGTTGTGGGCATCCCACTGGGGCTTGTAGGAACCATCATCTTCATGTCCACCAACCCAGTGAGCTCCGGATCCGGCAGCGTGCAGAGCAGCGAGATGGGCAGCCTTGGCGTGTTGGACTTCTGGGGTCTCAACTGGGACTCCATTGTGGATCACTGGGATGTGCTGGGGTCCGTGCCAGGCTCCGGCTCCGTGCCAGGCATGGGCAGCTGGGGCAGCGTGCCAAGCAGCAGCATGGGGCTGTGGGATCGCATGTCCGGCACGGGCAGCGGCATGGGCGGCAAAGTGCTGGGCCTTGGCGTGCTGTACTTCGGGGGTGTCAATTGGTCCGGCACCAACCAATCCGCGGGCGGCCTGGTGAGCGGCCAGATGTTCGGCCTTGGCGTGCGCTACTTCGGGGGTGTCAGCTGGAACGTAATGCCAGTAAGACGGTGCGGCGGAAGCGGCGGCAGCCAGCAACAGAACGGATCCTacgatctgtttttttttttttggaagagtGGAACgaagtacgaaaaattagtacgGTTTGCACAaacactaactttttttttatagttCTTAGAATAACTTCTTGTCACAATTTTCTCGAAAATCTCAATAGAACAATCACTAGAACTGCCAAGTGCTAGAAGCACTTGAGCAAATCTTCACACTTCACATCCTATTTTTTTGGTATTAAGTCACTTCAGAATAAACACTCCAACAGATTACTTACAAAAGCTTTCATTTTGAAGTTTTGTTGGCGCTTCTTAGAATTCTTGACTGGAGCTATTGAGTGCTTCGAAACCTCCTAGGTGATACTCAACCAGGACTGTTTGCAAACTGTGCCTCAACAATGCGAAGGGACATGGTTTTATACTGGCTTTTGCCTCGGGAAAACATTTCCTCGGTCCGGCAAAGAACAGCACACAGAAATCGAAAGAACCGCCCAAGCACAACCAGCCGAAGCCGCCGAATTCTCCTCCAGCCGCCCTCCGACGCCAATCGCCAACGTTCGCGATCGATCGTGCTCTCGAAACGGAAAACTGTAACAcccatagacacacacacacaaccaaACCCACCCGCCCTACCGATAGCGCTCTGTCTCTTTCTTGCCCGCCGGCCGGACTGACGATTATCTCGGGTACGCGAGCGGGTCTCGAGTACGAATTTAATTCAAACCACCTTCTACAGTAAAGAAATAATCCAACCGAACCGAATCGAGCGAGCCCAAGAAGGCATGCAAGTGCGAAACTCCCTCAATCCCGATCTTCCCTTCCCTCCCCCCCACACCGCACTTTCAGATCAACAATCTCCAGTACACAGTAGCCACAGCAGCGATTGATCACAATCCGATCGACCGGTAGAAGAAAGAACCCTCGTTTTACCCTGTTCACCACGCCGTACCTCCGGGGATTCGGAGATTCAGTCAAccaaacaacaaaaacaaagcAGAACTTTGGCAACCTGTCCCGCACATAAAAACTGGTTCCCGGGGCAACCACACATAAAAAGGTTAAACAAATTTCTGGTTTCCACACGGTCGTCGTCGTTTGCTTCAGTGAGTGCAATTATTCCGGAGCTTTTGGACGGGGCAATCGATCGCGATCCGGCGACAATTTGCCCCAACCTGTTGATGCGTCacttctgttgttttttttttcctgcttcCGATCCAATCACAGCAAGCTGAGAGGCGTCGCGCCTCTCACCGTTCGTGTCGTCCTACCATGGAAAAAGAGAAGCGAAGAGAAGAACAAACTGATCTACATTAAACACACAACAGGTATTTGCATCATCAATCTTGTCGGGCTAAA
It includes:
- the LOC129719109 gene encoding pupal cuticle protein-like; translated protein: MKAFIVGSVLLLAAAASAAPSYWHYVPADTPEVAHAKAEHLAAHQAARGLVGAGPIDTPEVQHAKAQHFAAHAAARAGHAIPQPHAAAWHAAPAAHAWHGAGAWHGPQHIPVIHNGVPVETPEVQHAKAAHLAALHAAGSGAHWVGGHEDDGSYKPQWDAHNY